In Paenibacillus sonchi, a single genomic region encodes these proteins:
- a CDS encoding molybdenum cofactor biosynthesis protein B: MAWKTAILTASDKGARGEREDTSAQVIRELVEEELGGEIVEYRIVPDEQDEIIAALIELTDYFQADLVLTTGGTDLAIRDVTPEATRRVIEREVPGLSEAMRSTVMQKNRAVMLFRGICGIRGRTLIVNLPGTPKGVHENLAAIMDQLPEALLMVTGQYRQ, from the coding sequence ATGGCGTGGAAAACAGCAATCCTGACGGCCAGCGATAAAGGGGCCAGAGGCGAACGGGAAGACACGAGCGCCCAGGTTATTCGGGAACTGGTGGAAGAGGAGCTAGGCGGCGAGATCGTTGAATATCGGATCGTGCCGGATGAACAGGATGAGATTATTGCCGCACTGATTGAACTGACGGATTATTTCCAGGCGGATCTGGTGCTGACTACGGGCGGCACCGATCTGGCGATTCGTGATGTTACGCCTGAGGCGACCCGTCGTGTCATTGAACGGGAGGTGCCCGGGCTTTCCGAGGCCATGCGGAGTACGGTAATGCAGAAAAACCGTGCAGTGATGCTGTTCCGGGGCATTTGCGGCATTCGCGGAAGAACGCTGATTGTGAACCTGCCCGGCACACCCAAGGGAGTGCATGAGAATCTGGCAGCGATTATGGATCAACTGCCGGAAGCATTGCTCATGGTAACCGGCCAATACCGGCAATAA
- a CDS encoding 2-isopropylmalate synthase, with amino-acid sequence MIIPVKKRIQIFDTTLRDGEQAPGASLTPEQKIILAYKLAELGVDVLEPGFPVSSPGDFAAVETISRKVQGVEICGFARAVRGDIDAAVRATRDAERRRLHLFISSSDIHLRHQLRMSRAEVVAAAREMTAYARQFCEVVEFTAMDAARTGIDDLIEMVEAVIEEGATIINLPDTVGYALPQEYGEMFRRVRQGARGCDTVSYSAHCHNDLGLAVANSLAAIEGGATQIEVTVNGVGERTGNCALEELVMALETRGDALGAETGIVLDKLYDTSRIISGAMHFPIAYNKPVVGRNAFQHESGIHQDGLLKDRSTYEIMDPERLGIPRSMIILGKHSGRHALKDRAAKYGIALSPGELDALYESFKETADRQKAVSDDELLRMVSTTTGQEAQVYELGEVQVLAGSAQRRVAAVTVRHLRSGEETSHTSTGNGPLEAIIAAIGQGIAEEIAFTGLELHSLGSGENAQAEAAVMVEWEGNKFRGTAIHQDIVMAAGIAYIAACNSALLSAASASQPSPAV; translated from the coding sequence ATGATTATTCCGGTAAAGAAACGAATTCAGATTTTCGATACGACGCTGCGTGACGGCGAGCAGGCTCCCGGGGCCAGTCTTACTCCGGAACAAAAGATCATTCTGGCTTATAAGCTGGCCGAACTGGGCGTGGATGTGCTGGAGCCGGGGTTCCCGGTATCGAGCCCCGGGGATTTTGCCGCCGTGGAGACGATCTCCCGGAAGGTGCAGGGCGTGGAAATCTGCGGCTTTGCCCGTGCAGTCAGAGGGGATATTGATGCTGCAGTGCGGGCGACCCGGGATGCGGAGCGGCGGCGGCTTCATCTGTTCATTTCCTCCTCGGACATTCACCTGCGCCATCAGCTGCGCATGAGCCGGGCCGAGGTTGTAGCCGCCGCCCGGGAGATGACGGCGTATGCCCGCCAATTCTGCGAGGTGGTGGAGTTCACCGCCATGGATGCCGCACGGACGGGCATCGATGATCTGATCGAAATGGTGGAGGCCGTCATTGAGGAAGGCGCGACGATTATCAATCTGCCCGATACGGTGGGCTATGCCCTGCCGCAGGAATATGGCGAGATGTTCCGCCGGGTCCGGCAGGGGGCCAGAGGCTGCGATACCGTAAGCTATAGCGCTCACTGCCACAACGACCTGGGGCTTGCCGTGGCCAACAGCCTGGCTGCGATTGAAGGAGGGGCTACCCAGATTGAGGTGACAGTCAACGGCGTGGGGGAGCGCACCGGAAACTGTGCGCTGGAAGAGCTGGTCATGGCACTGGAGACACGGGGGGACGCGCTTGGCGCGGAAACCGGAATTGTGCTGGATAAGCTGTACGACACTTCGCGGATCATCAGCGGGGCTATGCATTTTCCGATTGCCTACAACAAGCCGGTCGTCGGCAGAAACGCCTTCCAGCATGAATCGGGAATTCACCAGGACGGGCTGCTGAAGGACCGCAGCACCTATGAAATCATGGACCCGGAGCGGCTGGGCATTCCGCGCAGCATGATTATTCTGGGCAAGCATTCCGGCCGCCATGCCCTGAAGGACCGGGCGGCGAAGTATGGCATTGCGCTCAGCCCCGGGGAGCTGGATGCATTGTATGAATCCTTCAAGGAGACGGCTGACCGCCAGAAGGCAGTCAGCGACGATGAACTGCTGCGGATGGTCAGCACCACTACCGGTCAGGAAGCCCAGGTCTATGAGCTGGGCGAGGTCCAGGTACTGGCCGGCAGCGCGCAGCGCCGGGTGGCCGCTGTTACGGTCCGCCACTTAAGAAGCGGCGAGGAAACTTCGCACACCAGCACCGGCAACGGGCCGCTGGAGGCGATCATAGCGGCGATCGGGCAAGGGATTGCCGAGGAGATTGCTTTTACGGGGCTGGAGCTGCATTCGCTGGGCAGCGGTGAGAACGCCCAGGCCGAGGCGGCGGTAATGGTGGAGTGGGAAGGAAATAAATTCAGGGGGACGGCTATCCATCAGGATATTGTAATGGCGGCGGGCATTGCTTATATCGCGGCCTGCAACTCGGCCCTGCTCTCCGCTGCTTCAGCTTCTCAGCCGTCGCCGGCTGTATAG
- a CDS encoding 5-formyltetrahydrofolate cyclo-ligase, which produces MTGNRALLAALKRELRAERAAVREGLAGDERASMSARVCSYALDWLRKGKAASLLAYVPFRSELDCRPLIAGAWALGREVLLPRVIAEAGTMSLHTVGSWEELAPGAYGILEPLIPEGNGQEREMLPVPDVVFVPGLAFDRQGGRLGYGKGYYDRMQASWKQEAGFALKPPVWIGLAFSQQLVPEVPMDGHDAYMDMLITEEGIFHCRKENIPWN; this is translated from the coding sequence ATGACAGGCAACCGTGCGCTGCTGGCAGCGCTTAAGCGGGAACTGCGCGCAGAGAGAGCAGCTGTCCGTGAGGGGCTTGCTGGAGATGAACGGGCATCCATGTCCGCCCGGGTCTGCAGCTATGCACTGGACTGGCTCAGGAAGGGCAAGGCTGCTTCACTGCTCGCCTATGTGCCCTTCCGTTCAGAGCTGGATTGCCGCCCGCTGATTGCCGGAGCCTGGGCGCTTGGCCGGGAGGTGCTGCTCCCCCGTGTGATTGCGGAAGCGGGAACCATGAGCCTTCATACGGTTGGCTCCTGGGAGGAGCTTGCACCTGGAGCTTATGGCATCCTGGAGCCCTTAATCCCTGAAGGGAACGGGCAGGAGCGGGAGATGCTCCCGGTTCCGGATGTGGTTTTTGTTCCGGGGCTCGCATTTGACCGGCAGGGCGGGCGTCTTGGCTACGGTAAGGGCTACTATGACCGGATGCAGGCGTCCTGGAAACAGGAGGCCGGATTTGCTCTGAAGCCTCCGGTCTGGATCGGGCTGGCTTTCAGCCAACAACTGGTGCCTGAAGTCCCGATGGATGGTCATGATGCCTATATGGACATGCTGATTACGGAAGAGGGCATCTTTCACTGCCGGAAGGAGAACATACCATGGAATTAA
- a CDS encoding ABC-F family ATP-binding cassette domain-containing protein, whose translation MLLQATGITKSYGIQSVLNGISLQVNEKERVGLVGVNGAGKSTFLQILAGEMSFDSGQIHKSKETTIGYLAQNSGLQSDKTIQEEMLAVFSPLIEAEAELRQLEADIADPGLADDPKRYEDLLERYARRSDWFKDHGGYEMNTRIRSVLHGMGFGEFPPETPIATLSGGQKTRLALARILLQAPDLLMLDEPTNHLDIETLTWLEDYLRSYAGGILVVSHDRYFLDRLVTTIVEIERHQSRKYTGNYSRYVDQKAAEYEIRLKQYEKQQEEISRMEDFVQRNIVRASTTKRAQSRRKALDKMERIDKPLGDLKKASFSFEPDFMSGKEVLQVRDVAVAFSEKAEPLFRNASFELRRGETAALIGPNGIGKSTLLQCLTGTREPSTGTVNWGTKVKIAYYDQEQTRLNPRNTVLEELWSEYPMLEEARIRTILGNFLFSGEDVLKKVAALSGGEKARVSLSKLMLRGANMLILDEPTNHLDLMSREVLESALIDFEGTLLFISHDRYFLNKMAERVLELHPGGIDQYLGNYDDYIEKKRELEAIALEEAELASAKASKNAEAEVPAAEKGTALSYEAEKQAKREERNRQRRISELEENIAALEEDIARIENEMTRPEVFQDYVSLQEHESKLKLKKEQLGNLFSEWENLADE comes from the coding sequence ATGCTTCTTCAAGCAACAGGAATTACCAAGTCATATGGAATACAAAGCGTGCTGAACGGCATCAGCCTGCAGGTGAACGAGAAGGAACGGGTAGGCCTCGTCGGTGTCAACGGGGCCGGGAAGTCGACCTTCCTGCAGATTCTCGCCGGCGAGATGTCCTTTGACAGCGGGCAAATTCATAAATCCAAGGAAACCACCATTGGTTACCTGGCCCAGAACAGCGGACTGCAGTCTGATAAGACCATTCAAGAGGAAATGCTGGCCGTATTCAGCCCGCTGATCGAAGCGGAAGCAGAGCTGCGGCAGCTCGAAGCAGACATCGCCGACCCTGGGCTGGCGGATGACCCGAAGCGTTATGAAGATCTGCTGGAGCGCTACGCCAGACGTTCGGATTGGTTCAAGGATCATGGCGGCTATGAGATGAATACGCGGATCCGCAGCGTTCTGCACGGCATGGGCTTCGGCGAGTTTCCGCCGGAGACGCCGATTGCCACGCTGAGCGGCGGCCAGAAAACCCGACTGGCTCTGGCCCGCATTCTGCTGCAGGCTCCGGATCTGCTGATGCTGGATGAGCCGACCAACCATCTGGACATTGAAACGCTGACCTGGCTGGAGGATTATCTGCGCAGCTATGCCGGCGGCATTCTGGTCGTCTCCCATGACCGCTACTTTCTCGACCGTCTGGTGACTACAATCGTCGAAATCGAACGCCATCAGTCCCGGAAGTACACGGGCAACTACAGCCGTTATGTGGATCAGAAGGCCGCAGAATATGAGATCCGCCTGAAGCAGTATGAGAAGCAGCAGGAAGAGATTTCGCGGATGGAGGATTTCGTGCAGCGCAATATCGTACGTGCCTCCACCACCAAACGGGCCCAGAGCCGGCGCAAAGCGCTGGACAAGATGGAACGTATCGACAAGCCGCTGGGTGATTTGAAAAAAGCCAGCTTCTCCTTTGAGCCGGACTTCATGTCCGGCAAAGAGGTGCTCCAGGTGCGGGATGTCGCGGTAGCCTTCAGCGAAAAAGCGGAGCCGCTCTTCCGGAACGCCTCCTTTGAGCTGCGGCGGGGTGAGACGGCAGCCCTGATTGGCCCGAACGGAATCGGCAAGTCCACGCTGCTGCAGTGTCTGACCGGTACGCGGGAGCCTTCCACCGGCACCGTGAACTGGGGAACCAAAGTGAAGATCGCCTACTACGATCAGGAACAGACCCGGCTTAATCCGCGCAATACGGTGCTGGAAGAGCTGTGGAGCGAATATCCGATGCTGGAAGAGGCACGAATCCGGACGATCCTCGGCAATTTCCTGTTCAGCGGCGAGGATGTCCTGAAGAAGGTTGCTGCGCTCAGCGGCGGTGAGAAAGCCCGGGTCTCGCTGTCGAAGCTCATGCTGCGCGGCGCCAACATGCTTATTCTCGACGAGCCGACCAACCATCTGGATCTGATGAGCCGCGAGGTGCTGGAATCGGCGCTGATTGATTTTGAAGGCACCCTGCTCTTCATTTCCCATGACCGTTATTTCCTGAACAAAATGGCCGAACGCGTACTGGAGCTTCATCCGGGCGGAATTGATCAATACCTCGGCAATTATGATGATTATATCGAAAAAAAGCGGGAGCTTGAGGCGATTGCCCTGGAGGAAGCGGAGCTAGCCTCTGCCAAGGCCTCCAAAAATGCCGAAGCTGAAGTGCCGGCGGCAGAAAAAGGTACGGCCCTCTCCTATGAAGCCGAGAAGCAGGCCAAACGCGAGGAACGCAACCGCCAGCGGCGGATTTCCGAACTCGAGGAGAATATCGCAGCACTGGAGGAAGACATCGCCCGGATTGAGAATGAAATGACCAGGCCCGAGGTTTTTCAGGATTATGTCTCACTTCAAGAGCATGAAAGTAAGCTGAAGCTCAAAAAAGAACAGCTTGGAAATTTATTTAGCGAATGGGAAAACCTTGCTGACGAATAA
- the groES gene encoding co-chaperone GroES, whose amino-acid sequence MIKPLGERVLVEPSEQEQTTSFGIVLPDSSKEKPQEGRIIAVGSGALKDGVRVPLEVKEGDRVLFSKYAGTEIKYEGKEYLIMKESDIHAILD is encoded by the coding sequence ATGATCAAACCACTAGGTGAACGCGTGTTGGTAGAACCAAGCGAGCAAGAGCAAACCACTTCTTTCGGGATTGTGCTGCCGGACTCTTCCAAAGAGAAGCCGCAGGAAGGCAGAATTATCGCTGTAGGCAGCGGTGCCCTGAAAGACGGAGTGCGTGTTCCGCTTGAAGTTAAAGAAGGCGACCGTGTGCTGTTCTCGAAATATGCCGGAACTGAAATTAAATACGAAGGCAAAGAATATCTGATTATGAAAGAAAGCGACATTCACGCGATTCTCGACTAA
- the moaC gene encoding cyclic pyranopterin monophosphate synthase MoaC: MELTHFNEQGRARMVDVSDKEITKRTAAARSSVEMAPGTLAAIKAGRIGKGDVLAVAQVAGIMAAKKTADWIPMCHPLPLTGIDIRFWDNSEDRLYIEATVKTTGKTGVEMEALTAVSAAALTVYDMCKALQKDMIIGPTLLVQKSGGKTGDYALEESGHQDAGGSAE; this comes from the coding sequence ATGGAATTAACCCATTTCAATGAGCAGGGCAGGGCGCGTATGGTGGATGTGAGCGACAAGGAGATCACCAAGCGGACAGCCGCCGCGCGCAGCAGCGTGGAGATGGCTCCCGGAACACTCGCAGCGATCAAGGCGGGCCGGATCGGCAAAGGCGATGTGCTTGCTGTTGCCCAGGTTGCCGGAATTATGGCGGCCAAAAAAACCGCGGACTGGATTCCCATGTGCCATCCGCTGCCGCTTACCGGCATTGATATCCGTTTTTGGGATAACAGCGAAGATCGGCTATATATAGAAGCAACCGTCAAGACAACCGGCAAAACCGGGGTGGAGATGGAGGCGCTGACCGCCGTATCGGCAGCCGCGCTGACGGTATACGACATGTGCAAGGCACTGCAGAAGGATATGATTATCGGGCCCACGCTGCTCGTACAGAAGAGCGGAGGCAAAACGGGGGATTACGCGCTGGAGGAATCAGGACACCAAGATGCGGGTGGAAGCGCTGAGTAA
- a CDS encoding ammonium transporter — translation MNVTLESLGGGVDTIWVVLSAAMILLMEGGFALLEAGFVRYKNSVNIIMKVFADITIGTLIFYIFGFGLMYGKDAGGLVGTSGFMLGGDLSNLHFTISVDTFWLFQAAFTIAVISIVSGAVAERINFRAYLLYVIFMTGLIYPLGGHWAWGGGWLSQLGLQDFAGSAVIHALGGFSALAAAIVIGPRKGKFNQAGNSTVALPSNLPLASVGAFLLWFGWFGFNAGSTLSAADARIGHIAITTMLSAAAGGGITLIYTLFRYQRSDAPSVINGSLAGLVGITAGCAFVSDGAAILIGAVSGLLMMAATNWLEARRIDDPVGAFPVHAVSGAWGTVAVGLFATDGGLLYGGGWHQLGVQILGLVTLAAWGFATTWCGLKLIGKLVQVRSSEEEEEIGLDISYHGMIAAHRSAEFIELEDHYLAEDDIGSGNNSRR, via the coding sequence ATGAATGTGACGCTGGAGTCTCTTGGCGGTGGAGTAGATACGATTTGGGTCGTATTGAGCGCCGCTATGATTTTGCTGATGGAGGGCGGTTTCGCTCTGCTGGAGGCCGGTTTTGTAAGATATAAAAACAGTGTGAACATTATCATGAAAGTATTCGCCGATATCACTATAGGAACGCTGATTTTTTATATTTTCGGATTTGGGCTGATGTACGGAAAAGATGCCGGCGGGTTGGTAGGCACCAGCGGATTTATGCTTGGCGGTGATCTCTCCAATCTTCATTTCACCATCTCGGTTGATACCTTCTGGCTGTTCCAGGCGGCTTTCACCATTGCCGTTATCTCCATCGTATCGGGAGCGGTTGCTGAACGGATCAACTTCCGCGCTTATCTGCTGTACGTCATATTCATGACCGGCCTGATCTATCCCCTGGGTGGCCACTGGGCATGGGGCGGCGGCTGGCTTAGCCAATTGGGTCTGCAGGACTTCGCAGGTTCAGCCGTTATTCATGCCCTTGGAGGATTCTCGGCACTGGCAGCGGCTATTGTCATCGGCCCCAGAAAGGGAAAGTTCAATCAGGCCGGGAACAGCACCGTCGCCCTCCCGAGCAACCTGCCGCTGGCTTCGGTTGGCGCCTTCCTGCTCTGGTTCGGCTGGTTCGGCTTCAATGCAGGCAGCACCTTAAGTGCTGCCGATGCCCGGATCGGACACATCGCGATTACGACCATGCTGTCAGCGGCAGCAGGCGGCGGAATCACCCTGATCTACACCTTATTCCGTTACCAGCGTTCAGATGCCCCATCCGTAATTAACGGTTCTCTCGCCGGTCTGGTTGGTATTACGGCCGGCTGTGCGTTTGTCAGTGACGGTGCGGCCATCCTGATTGGCGCCGTCTCCGGTCTGCTCATGATGGCGGCTACCAACTGGCTGGAAGCCCGCCGCATCGATGATCCGGTGGGTGCCTTTCCGGTACATGCCGTATCTGGCGCCTGGGGAACCGTAGCCGTAGGCTTGTTCGCTACCGACGGCGGACTGCTCTATGGTGGAGGCTGGCACCAACTCGGGGTGCAAATCCTTGGGCTTGTCACATTGGCGGCCTGGGGTTTTGCAACTACCTGGTGCGGGCTGAAGCTGATTGGGAAGCTGGTTCAGGTACGGTCCAGCGAGGAAGAGGAAGAAATCGGCCTCGATATCAGCTATCACGGCATGATCGCCGCGCACCGGTCAGCCGAATTCATTGAGCTTGAAGATCACTACCTGGCGGAAGACGACATTGGCTCCGGTAATAACTCAAGAAGATAA
- the tatA gene encoding twin-arginine translocase TatA/TatE family subunit yields MLSGIGAPGIILLVILALLLFGPNKLPELGRAVGRTFREFKDGAREIINDPEPAKKSEAPAAAAPQTMAADLPQDRRLPE; encoded by the coding sequence ATGCTAAGTGGTATTGGTGCTCCCGGAATTATTTTGTTAGTCATCCTGGCGCTGCTGCTCTTTGGTCCCAATAAGCTTCCTGAACTGGGCCGGGCCGTCGGGCGTACATTCCGTGAATTTAAGGACGGGGCGCGGGAAATTATCAATGACCCGGAACCCGCTAAGAAAAGCGAAGCTCCGGCAGCGGCAGCCCCGCAGACTATGGCAGCAGATCTTCCGCAGGACAGACGTCTGCCGGAATAA
- the groL gene encoding chaperonin GroEL (60 kDa chaperone family; promotes refolding of misfolded polypeptides especially under stressful conditions; forms two stacked rings of heptamers to form a barrel-shaped 14mer; ends can be capped by GroES; misfolded proteins enter the barrel where they are refolded when GroES binds) has translation MAKEIKFSEDARRAMLRGVDALANAVKVTLGPKGRNVVLEKKFGSPLITNDGVTIAKEIELEDAFENMGAQLVKEVATKTNDVAGDGTTTATVLAQAMIREGLKNVTAGANPMVIRKGIDKAVKAAVTELQNIAKPIEDSQAIAQVAAISAADDEVGKLIAEAMEKVGKDGVITVEESRGFLTELEVVEGMQFDRGYISPYMITDTDKMEAVLENPYILITDKKISSTQEILPLLEKIVQQARPLVIIAEDIEGEAQAMLIVNKLRGTFNAVAVKAPGFGDRREAMLQDIAALTGGQVITEKLGLDLKSTSVEQLGNARQVRVTKENTTIVDGSGDKADINARVSQIRAQLEETTSEFDKEKLQERLAKLAGGVAVVKVGAATETELKERKLRIEDALNATRAAVEEGIVSGGGTALVNVYNAVAAVDVTGDEKTGVNIVLRALEEPIRTIAANAGQEGSVIVDRLKKESIGIGYNAATGEWVNMFEAGIVDPAKVTRSALQNAASVAAMFLTTEAVIADKPEPEKPSMPDMGGMGGMGGMM, from the coding sequence ATGGCAAAAGAAATTAAATTCAGTGAAGATGCCCGCCGCGCAATGCTGCGCGGGGTTGATGCTTTGGCAAATGCCGTAAAAGTTACACTTGGACCAAAAGGCCGCAACGTGGTGCTGGAGAAGAAATTCGGCAGCCCGCTGATCACTAACGACGGTGTAACCATCGCCAAAGAAATCGAACTGGAAGATGCTTTTGAGAACATGGGCGCACAGCTCGTGAAAGAAGTAGCTACCAAAACCAACGATGTAGCCGGCGACGGAACTACAACTGCAACTGTTCTGGCTCAAGCGATGATCCGCGAAGGTCTGAAGAACGTAACTGCAGGCGCGAACCCGATGGTTATCCGCAAAGGGATCGACAAAGCGGTTAAAGCAGCTGTAACTGAACTGCAAAACATCGCTAAGCCAATCGAAGATTCCCAGGCGATCGCTCAGGTAGCGGCTATCTCCGCTGCTGACGACGAAGTGGGCAAGCTGATTGCGGAAGCTATGGAAAAAGTGGGCAAAGACGGCGTTATCACCGTTGAAGAATCCCGCGGCTTCCTGACTGAGCTTGAAGTGGTAGAAGGCATGCAGTTCGACCGCGGCTACATTTCCCCGTACATGATCACGGATACGGACAAAATGGAAGCTGTTCTGGAGAACCCGTACATCCTGATTACCGATAAGAAAATCAGCAGCACCCAGGAAATCCTGCCACTGCTGGAGAAGATCGTTCAACAGGCGCGTCCGCTCGTAATCATCGCTGAAGATATCGAAGGCGAAGCTCAAGCGATGCTGATCGTGAACAAACTGCGCGGAACCTTCAACGCTGTAGCGGTGAAAGCTCCTGGCTTCGGTGACCGCCGTGAAGCTATGCTGCAGGATATCGCTGCTCTGACCGGAGGCCAAGTAATCACTGAGAAGCTCGGTCTTGATCTGAAGAGCACTTCTGTGGAACAACTGGGTAACGCCCGTCAAGTGCGCGTAACCAAAGAAAACACAACCATTGTAGACGGCAGCGGCGACAAAGCGGACATCAATGCACGCGTAAGCCAAATCCGTGCCCAATTGGAAGAAACCACTTCCGAGTTCGACAAAGAAAAACTGCAGGAACGCCTGGCTAAGCTTGCTGGCGGCGTAGCCGTTGTCAAAGTCGGCGCTGCAACTGAAACTGAACTGAAAGAGCGTAAACTGCGCATCGAAGACGCCCTGAACGCAACCCGTGCTGCGGTTGAAGAAGGTATCGTATCCGGTGGGGGTACAGCGCTTGTGAATGTATACAACGCTGTTGCGGCTGTAGACGTAACTGGCGATGAGAAGACAGGTGTGAACATCGTGCTGCGCGCTCTGGAAGAGCCAATCCGCACGATCGCAGCTAATGCAGGACAAGAAGGTTCCGTTATCGTGGACCGTCTGAAAAAAGAATCCATCGGCATCGGCTACAACGCTGCTACCGGTGAATGGGTGAACATGTTCGAAGCCGGAATCGTTGACCCTGCCAAGGTAACACGCTCCGCGCTGCAGAACGCAGCTTCCGTAGCTGCGATGTTCCTGACTACCGAAGCGGTTATCGCTGACAAGCCTGAGCCTGAAAAACCAAGTATGCCTGATATGGGCGGCATGGGTGGCATGGGCGGCATGATGTAA
- the tatC gene encoding twin-arginine translocase subunit TatC, with amino-acid sequence MSLEAEEMSVVDHLTELRRRIIYVLVVFVAGLVAGLFVAKPIYLYLIHADMAQGFVLHAFSFWDGIGMYVKIAMAVSLAVSVPFIVYQLWAFISPGLRPVERSAALRYVPYVFVLFILGIAFAYYIVFPMALSFTITITRSMGLEETYGIAQYFSFMFSLVIPLALLFELPLVVMFLTKLRILNPLRLRKMRRYAYFALVFIAVVITPPDFISDFLVTIPLLVLYEFSVFLSSFVYRKQLAMDRELEARYVRKEESR; translated from the coding sequence ATGTCTCTGGAAGCGGAAGAAATGTCAGTGGTGGATCATCTTACCGAACTGCGCAGACGGATTATCTATGTGCTGGTTGTATTCGTTGCCGGCCTCGTTGCCGGCTTATTCGTCGCCAAACCAATCTATCTCTACCTGATTCACGCAGATATGGCCCAGGGCTTCGTGCTGCATGCCTTCTCCTTCTGGGACGGCATCGGGATGTATGTGAAGATCGCCATGGCTGTTTCGCTGGCCGTATCGGTCCCGTTTATTGTCTATCAGCTGTGGGCATTCATCAGTCCCGGACTCCGGCCGGTGGAGCGGAGCGCCGCTCTGCGTTACGTGCCTTATGTGTTTGTCCTTTTTATACTCGGCATCGCGTTTGCCTATTATATTGTATTCCCCATGGCGCTGTCGTTCACGATTACAATAACCCGCAGCATGGGGCTGGAAGAGACTTATGGCATTGCGCAGTACTTCAGCTTCATGTTCAGTCTGGTCATTCCGCTGGCGCTGCTGTTTGAGCTTCCGCTTGTCGTTATGTTTCTGACCAAGCTGAGAATTCTTAATCCGCTGCGCCTGCGCAAGATGCGCCGGTATGCTTATTTCGCGCTTGTCTTTATCGCCGTGGTCATCACGCCGCCGGATTTCATCTCGGACTTTCTCGTCACGATTCCACTGCTGGTTCTCTACGAATTCAGTGTATTTCTGTCGTCCTTCGTTTACCGCAAGCAGCTTGCCATGGACCGTGAGCTGGAGGCCCGTTACGTCAGGAAAGAGGAGTCCCGGTAG